A genomic segment from Gracilinanus agilis isolate LMUSP501 chromosome 1, AgileGrace, whole genome shotgun sequence encodes:
- the LOC123240226 gene encoding LOW QUALITY PROTEIN: very-long-chain (3R)-3-hydroxyacyl-CoA dehydratase 2-like (The sequence of the model RefSeq protein was modified relative to this genomic sequence to represent the inferred CDS: substituted 1 base at 1 genomic stop codon), with amino-acid sequence MAAAAAATAVSSTLKGNGTSSRAGPSEAGGPRKKKGPGPLATAYLVIXNVVMTAGWLVIAVGLVRAYLAKGSYHSLYFSIEKPLKFFQTGALLEILHCAIGIVPSSVVLTFFQVMSRIFLIWAVTHSVKEVQSEDSVLLFVIAWTITEIIRYSFYTFSLLNHLPYIIKWARYTLFIVLYPMGVSGELLTIYAALPFIRQASLYSISLPNKYNFSFDYYAFLILIMISYIPLFPQLYLHMIHQRRKVLSHPEEQKKYE; translated from the coding sequence atggcggcggcagcggcggctaCTGCAGTATCTTCGACGTTGAAGGGGAATGGGACCAGCAGCCGGGCTGGGCCCAGTGAAGCTGGCGGCCCTCGAAAGAAGAAGGGACCGGGGCCCTTGGCCACCGCATACTTGGTCATCTAAAATGTAGTGATGACTGCCGGGTGGCTTGTTATTGCAGTTGGTTTGGTCAGGGCATATTTGGCAAAAGGTAGCTATCACAGCCTTTATTTTTCAATTGAAAAACCTTTGAAATTCTTCCAGACTGGAGCCCTCCTGGAGATTTTACACTGTGCTATAGGAATTGTTCCCTCTTCTGTAGTCCTGACTTTTTTCCAAGTGATGTCAAGAATTTTTCTAATATGGGCAGTGACACACAGTGTCAAAGAGGTTCAAAGTGAAGACAGTGTCCTTCTGTTTGTGATTGCCTGGACAATCACTGAGATTATTCGTTATTCCTTTTATACATTTAGTCTACTAAACCATCTGCCTTATATCATCAAATGGGCCAGGTACACACTTTTCATTGTGCTCTACCCAATGGGAGTGTCGGGCGAGTTACTCACAATATATGCTGCTTTGCCCTTCATCAGACAAGCCAGCTTATATTCCATTAGCCTACctaacaaatataatttttcctttgactaCTATGCATTCCTAATTCTGATTATGATCTCCTATATTCCACTTTTTCCTCAACTGTACTTGCACATGATACaccagagaaggaaggtccttTCTCATcctgaagaacaaaagaaatatgaatga